A genome region from Nocardioides cynanchi includes the following:
- a CDS encoding DUF2087 domain-containing protein, producing MDEGVLRNFLGEDGRLTTIPAKHAKLLVVLDHLAQEFEPGRTYPEAEVNEVLARFHPDYAALRRYLVENDFMTREHNVYWRSGGTVDL from the coding sequence ATGGACGAGGGAGTGCTCCGGAACTTCCTCGGCGAGGACGGACGGCTCACGACGATCCCGGCCAAGCACGCCAAGCTCCTGGTCGTCCTCGACCACCTGGCGCAGGAGTTCGAGCCGGGCCGGACCTATCCGGAGGCCGAGGTCAACGAGGTGCTGGCCCGGTTCCACCCCGACTACGCTGCGCTGCGGCGCTACCTGGTGGAGAACGACTTCATGACCCGCGAGCACAACGTCTACTGGCGCTCCGGCGGGACCGTCGACCTCTGA
- the cimA gene encoding citramalate synthase translates to MDLQGAFHVYDTTLRDGAQQEGLNLSVADKLTIARQLDELGVGFIEGGWPGANPKDTEFFARARDELDLRHARLTAFGATRRAGLRAADDPLIAALRDSGAAVVTLVAKSHPRHVELALRTTLAENLEMVRDTVSHLRAEGQQVFLDAEHFFDGYRADRDYALEVLRTAYDAGADVVALCDTNGGMLPSWIAEVVHDVVSTTEGRVGIHCHNDTGCAVANTLAAVDAGATHVQGTINGYGERTGNADLVAVVANLELKLDRRVLPAGLLADATRIAHAVAEVTNVPPASRQPYVGASAFAHKAGLHASAIKVDPDLYQHMDPVGVGNDMRLLVSDMAGRASIELKGRELGYDLSGDRALVDRVTARVKEMESRGYTFEAADASFELLLAEEVDGARPSYLTVESWRVITETLTHATPGEEAVSEATVKLVASGVRYVETGEGNGPVNALDQALRQALVRAYPSVAKFELIDYKVRILDQGHGTDAITRVLIETSDGESSWVTVGVGHNVIEASWEALLDGISFGLRRQERAAR, encoded by the coding sequence ATGGACCTGCAGGGCGCGTTCCACGTCTACGACACCACCCTGCGCGACGGTGCGCAGCAGGAGGGACTCAACCTCTCGGTCGCCGACAAGCTGACCATCGCCCGTCAGCTCGACGAGCTGGGGGTCGGCTTCATCGAGGGCGGCTGGCCGGGCGCCAACCCCAAGGACACCGAGTTCTTCGCCCGCGCCCGCGACGAGCTCGACCTGCGTCACGCGCGGCTCACCGCGTTCGGCGCGACCCGGCGGGCCGGCCTCCGCGCGGCCGACGACCCGCTGATCGCCGCGCTGCGTGACAGCGGAGCCGCCGTGGTCACCCTGGTCGCCAAGTCGCATCCCCGCCACGTCGAGCTCGCCCTGCGCACGACCCTGGCGGAGAACCTCGAGATGGTCCGCGACACGGTCAGCCACCTGCGCGCCGAGGGTCAGCAGGTCTTCCTGGACGCCGAGCACTTCTTCGACGGCTACCGCGCCGACCGCGACTACGCCCTCGAGGTGCTGCGGACGGCGTACGACGCGGGCGCCGACGTCGTGGCGCTGTGCGACACCAACGGCGGGATGCTGCCGTCGTGGATCGCGGAGGTGGTGCACGACGTCGTCTCGACGACCGAGGGTCGGGTCGGCATCCACTGCCACAACGACACCGGCTGCGCGGTCGCGAACACGCTGGCCGCCGTCGACGCAGGCGCGACCCATGTCCAGGGCACCATCAACGGGTACGGCGAGCGCACCGGCAACGCGGACCTGGTCGCCGTGGTCGCCAACCTCGAGCTCAAGCTGGACCGCCGGGTGCTCCCGGCCGGCCTCCTGGCCGACGCGACCCGGATCGCGCACGCGGTGGCCGAGGTGACCAACGTGCCGCCCGCGTCGCGTCAGCCCTATGTCGGTGCCTCGGCGTTCGCGCACAAGGCGGGCCTGCACGCCAGCGCGATCAAGGTCGACCCCGATCTCTACCAGCACATGGACCCGGTCGGCGTCGGCAACGACATGCGGCTGCTGGTCAGCGACATGGCCGGCCGCGCCTCGATCGAGCTGAAGGGTCGCGAGCTCGGCTACGACCTGTCCGGCGACCGGGCCCTGGTCGACCGGGTCACCGCCCGGGTCAAGGAGATGGAGTCGCGGGGCTACACCTTCGAGGCGGCCGACGCGTCCTTCGAGCTCCTGCTGGCCGAGGAGGTCGACGGCGCCCGGCCGTCGTACCTCACCGTGGAGTCGTGGCGGGTGATCACCGAGACCCTGACCCATGCGACGCCGGGAGAGGAGGCGGTCTCCGAGGCGACGGTCAAGCTGGTGGCCTCCGGGGTCCGCTACGTCGAGACCGGCGAGGGCAACGGGCCGGTGAACGCGCTGGACCAGGCGCTGCGCCAGGCGCTGGTCCGCGCCTACCCGTCGGTCGCGAAGTTCGAGCTGATCGACTACAAGGTGAGGATCCTCGACCAGGGACACGGCACCGACGCGATCACCCGCGTCCTGATCGAGACCTCCGACGGCGAGTCCTCCTGGGTCACCGTCGGGGTCGGCCACAACGTGATCGAGGCGTCGTGGGAGGCGCTGCTCGACGGGATCTCGTTCGGGCTCCGACGTCAGGAGCGGGCTGCCCGGTAG
- a CDS encoding DNA-3-methyladenine glycosylase 2 family protein, producing the protein MVTPMHLDPESCYRAVKSRDRRFDGVFYTAVRTTGIYCRPSCPARTPSFSNVTFHPTAAAAQAAGYRACKRCLPDATPGSPDWDVAADAAGRAMRLIGDGVVDRDGVEGLAARIGYTSRHLTRILTQELGAGPLALARAKRAQTARVLLETTELGVADVAFAAGFSSVRQFNETIREVYASTPTQLRGRRGRGSTGGTLQLRLAVRTPFAGRALLVFLASHGVPGVESADATSYTRSLLLPHGPALVTLELADEPEAGVTAFVPATFRLSDVRDLAAAVERVRRLLDADCDPVAVAQAFTGDPLLGPLVTALPGLRVPGAVDGDELAVRAVLGQQVSLAAGRTAAAKLVRAHGDPLPALLGAGDDGPTHTFPTAGVLAGLDPETLPMPRSRGRALVALCRALADGEIRLDRGADRDVVREALLAIHGIGPWTADYIALRALGHPDVFLPTDIGVRDALRGLGRDPAEATRLAAGWSPWRSYAQLHLWHTLALEEY; encoded by the coding sequence ATGGTCACGCCGATGCATCTGGACCCCGAGTCCTGCTACCGGGCGGTGAAGAGCCGTGACCGGCGCTTCGACGGGGTCTTCTACACCGCGGTGCGCACCACCGGCATCTACTGCCGGCCGAGCTGCCCGGCCCGCACCCCGTCGTTCTCCAACGTCACGTTCCACCCGACCGCGGCGGCCGCCCAGGCGGCCGGGTACCGCGCCTGCAAGCGCTGTCTGCCCGACGCGACACCGGGCAGCCCGGACTGGGACGTCGCCGCCGACGCCGCCGGCCGGGCGATGCGGCTGATCGGTGACGGGGTCGTCGACCGTGACGGCGTCGAGGGGCTGGCGGCGCGGATCGGCTACACCTCGCGCCACCTGACCAGGATCCTCACCCAAGAGCTCGGTGCCGGTCCGCTCGCCCTGGCCCGGGCCAAGCGGGCCCAGACCGCGCGGGTGCTGCTGGAGACCACCGAGCTCGGCGTGGCCGACGTCGCCTTCGCGGCCGGCTTCAGCAGCGTGCGTCAGTTCAACGAGACGATCCGCGAGGTCTACGCGTCGACCCCGACCCAGCTGCGTGGACGCCGCGGTCGTGGCTCGACCGGAGGCACGCTCCAGCTCCGCCTGGCCGTGCGTACGCCGTTCGCCGGGCGGGCCCTGCTCGTCTTCCTCGCCTCGCACGGCGTGCCGGGAGTCGAGTCGGCCGACGCGACCAGCTACACCCGGTCACTGCTGCTGCCGCACGGGCCAGCGCTGGTCACGCTGGAGCTGGCCGACGAGCCCGAGGCCGGGGTGACCGCGTTCGTCCCGGCCACCTTCCGGCTCAGCGACGTGCGTGACCTGGCCGCGGCCGTGGAGCGGGTACGCCGGCTCCTGGACGCCGACTGCGACCCGGTCGCGGTGGCGCAGGCCTTCACCGGAGACCCGCTGCTCGGCCCGCTGGTCACCGCACTCCCGGGTCTGCGGGTGCCGGGCGCCGTCGACGGCGACGAGCTCGCGGTGCGGGCCGTGCTCGGGCAGCAGGTCAGTCTCGCGGCCGGACGCACGGCGGCCGCGAAGCTCGTCCGCGCTCACGGTGACCCGCTTCCGGCTCTGCTCGGCGCCGGCGACGACGGGCCGACCCACACCTTCCCGACAGCGGGGGTGCTGGCCGGCCTGGATCCTGAGACGCTGCCGATGCCGCGGTCCCGGGGGCGGGCCCTGGTGGCCCTGTGCCGGGCCCTGGCGGACGGTGAGATCCGGCTCGACCGTGGTGCCGACCGCGACGTCGTCCGTGAGGCGCTGCTGGCGATCCACGGCATCGGCCCCTGGACCGCCGACTACATCGCCCTGCGTGCCCTCGGGCACCCCGACGTCTTCCTGCCCACCGACATCGGCGTCCGCGACGCCCTGCGCGGCCTCGGCCGCGACCCGGCCGAGGCGACCCGCCTCGCGGCCGGCTGGAGCCCCTGGCGCTCCTACGCCCAGCTGCACCTGTGGCACACACTCGCCCTGGAGGAGTACTGA
- the gltX gene encoding glutamate--tRNA ligase, giving the protein MSDVRVRFCPSPTGSPHVGLVRTALFNWAFARHHGGTIVFRMEDTDRERSTQESYDAILDLWRWLGLDWDEGIEVGGPDGPYRQSERGDIYRDVLSRLHDSKYTYDCFCTTEEVDARRKASGSKLQGYDGFCRDLTADQRAAFEAQGRSPVVRFRMPDGSLTWDDAVRGEITFETTHVPDYALSRANGDPLYTLVNPVDDAMMGITHVLRGEDLLSSTPRQLALFDALVELGVATAVPAYGHLPYVMGQGNKKLSKRDPEAHALAYRDQGFLPEGLLNYLALLGWAISGDRDIFSMEEMVAAFDIGDVNPNPARFDLKKAEAINGAHMRLLSTAEITGRVVPYLADAGLVSDPMTDDQRALLDAAMPLVAERINKLTEAVDMLGFLFVDEADFERTDVIDEPGQDVVLASYDALSALPDWTTAAIEEALRAALVEGLGLKPRLAFGPVRVAVTGSRVSPPLFESLELLGRERSLARLRAAQA; this is encoded by the coding sequence ATGAGCGACGTGCGCGTGCGGTTCTGCCCGTCCCCGACCGGCTCGCCCCACGTGGGCCTGGTCCGCACCGCCCTGTTCAACTGGGCGTTCGCCCGCCATCACGGCGGCACGATCGTGTTCCGGATGGAGGACACCGACCGCGAGCGCAGCACCCAGGAGTCCTACGACGCGATCCTCGACCTGTGGCGCTGGCTCGGCCTCGACTGGGACGAGGGGATCGAGGTCGGAGGCCCCGACGGGCCCTACCGGCAGAGCGAGCGCGGAGACATCTACCGTGACGTCCTCTCCCGGCTCCACGACTCGAAGTACACCTACGACTGCTTCTGCACGACCGAGGAGGTCGACGCTCGGCGCAAGGCGTCCGGCTCCAAGCTCCAGGGGTACGACGGGTTCTGCCGCGACCTCACGGCCGACCAGCGGGCGGCGTTCGAGGCCCAGGGTCGCTCGCCGGTGGTGCGGTTCCGGATGCCCGACGGGTCGCTCACGTGGGACGACGCGGTGCGCGGCGAGATCACCTTCGAGACCACCCACGTGCCCGACTACGCCTTGTCCCGAGCCAACGGCGACCCGCTCTACACGCTGGTCAACCCGGTCGACGACGCGATGATGGGCATCACCCACGTCCTGCGCGGCGAGGACCTGCTCTCCAGCACGCCGCGTCAGCTGGCCCTCTTCGATGCCCTGGTCGAGCTGGGCGTCGCGACCGCGGTCCCGGCGTACGGCCACCTTCCCTACGTGATGGGGCAGGGCAACAAGAAGCTCTCCAAGCGTGACCCCGAGGCGCACGCGCTGGCCTACCGCGACCAGGGCTTCCTGCCCGAGGGGCTGCTGAACTACCTCGCCCTGCTCGGCTGGGCGATCTCCGGCGACCGCGACATCTTCTCGATGGAGGAGATGGTGGCCGCCTTCGACATCGGCGACGTCAACCCCAACCCGGCCCGCTTCGACCTGAAGAAGGCCGAGGCGATCAACGGCGCGCACATGCGCCTGCTCTCGACGGCGGAGATCACCGGGCGGGTGGTGCCCTACCTGGCCGACGCGGGCCTGGTCTCCGACCCGATGACCGACGACCAGCGCGCCCTGCTCGACGCCGCGATGCCGCTCGTCGCGGAGCGGATCAACAAGCTCACCGAGGCCGTCGACATGCTCGGCTTCCTCTTCGTCGACGAGGCCGACTTCGAGCGCACCGACGTGATCGACGAGCCCGGCCAGGACGTCGTGCTCGCGTCGTACGACGCCCTGTCGGCGCTGCCGGACTGGACCACCGCGGCGATCGAGGAGGCCCTCCGGGCCGCCCTGGTCGAAGGGCTGGGCCTCAAGCCCCGGCTGGCGTTCGGACCGGTGCGGGTCGCGGTGACCGGGAGCCGGGTCAGCCCGCCGCTCTTCGAGTCGCTCGAGCTGCTCGGCCGCGAGCGCTCGCTGGCGCGGCTCCGGGCGGCGCAGGCGTGA
- a CDS encoding CPBP family intramembrane glutamic endopeptidase, protein MSRPAASRGPADTVPEGLPYNRIHEAGLPGEWRPLVGVVMAALGLLVVGALVALVPFLVWYAATGAQVHDSITRLVDVKHPTPAGLAYINLTLSTMIPISWLLNRSLHGLLPRWLASVGPRIRWRFLLACLGAAVIALVATVVVSSLLPGQSDDVGGHANAFTSTTRDYLLVVLFLTPFQAAGEEYLFRGYLTQAFGGITGFLNRPSRRVSALFAIVPPALLFGLAHGLGQSPPVFFDRFAFGLVAGTLVVLTGGLEAGIAMHVLNNWLAFGLALAYGDMASTLNPTGGSWWSIPVTLTQSLVYLGLAVLVARRMGVATVTTRPILEPSAARV, encoded by the coding sequence GTGAGCCGCCCGGCGGCCTCGCGCGGTCCGGCCGACACGGTGCCGGAGGGGCTGCCCTACAACCGGATCCACGAGGCCGGGCTGCCCGGTGAGTGGCGTCCGCTGGTCGGTGTCGTGATGGCGGCGCTCGGGCTGCTCGTGGTCGGTGCGCTGGTCGCGCTGGTCCCGTTCCTGGTCTGGTACGCCGCCACCGGCGCCCAGGTGCACGACTCGATCACCCGACTGGTCGACGTCAAGCACCCCACACCAGCCGGCCTGGCCTACATCAACCTGACGCTGTCGACGATGATCCCGATCTCCTGGCTGCTCAACCGCAGCCTGCACGGTCTGCTGCCCCGCTGGCTGGCCTCGGTCGGTCCGCGGATCCGCTGGCGTTTCCTGCTCGCCTGCCTGGGTGCGGCGGTGATCGCGCTGGTCGCGACCGTCGTGGTCAGCTCCCTCCTGCCGGGCCAGTCCGACGACGTGGGTGGCCACGCCAACGCCTTCACGAGCACCACCCGTGACTACCTGCTGGTCGTCCTGTTCCTCACGCCGTTCCAGGCCGCTGGGGAGGAGTACCTCTTCCGCGGCTACCTGACCCAGGCCTTCGGGGGGATCACCGGTTTCCTCAACCGCCCGTCCCGCCGGGTCTCGGCGCTCTTCGCGATCGTGCCGCCGGCGCTGCTGTTCGGTCTGGCACACGGTCTCGGCCAGAGCCCGCCGGTCTTCTTCGACCGCTTCGCCTTCGGGCTGGTCGCCGGCACGCTGGTCGTGCTGACCGGGGGCCTCGAGGCCGGCATCGCGATGCACGTGCTCAACAACTGGCTGGCGTTCGGCCTGGCCCTGGCGTACGGCGACATGGCCAGCACCCTCAACCCCACCGGGGGCAGCTGGTGGAGCATCCCGGTGACCCTGACCCAGTCCCTGGTCTACCTCGGCCTGGCCGTGCTGGTGGCCCGCCGCATGGGGGTCGCGACCGTGACCACGCGGCCGATTTTGGAGCCCTCGGCGGCCCGCGTGTAA
- a CDS encoding amidase family protein, producing MRRFAAGCLATLAPYDAVLTPTLAVPPLHVGALRDDDDPAADFEAQKAFTPWTSAWNVTGMPAVSLPLHWTADGLPVGVMLAARPAEEGLLLALAAQVEAASPWADRTPPGW from the coding sequence ATGCGACGCTTCGCGGCCGGCTGCCTGGCCACCCTCGCGCCGTACGACGCCGTGCTGACGCCGACCCTCGCCGTTCCCCCGCTGCACGTGGGTGCGCTCCGCGACGACGACGACCCGGCCGCGGACTTCGAGGCCCAGAAGGCCTTCACGCCCTGGACGTCGGCGTGGAACGTGACCGGCATGCCCGCCGTCTCGTTGCCGCTGCACTGGACTGCGGACGGTCTCCCGGTCGGGGTGATGCTGGCCGCCCGTCCCGCCGAGGAGGGGCTGCTGCTCGCCCTCGCGGCCCAGGTCGAGGCGGCCTCACCCTGGGCCGACCGCACGCCGCCCGGCTGGTGA
- a CDS encoding pentapeptide repeat-containing protein, with product MSSVLETGAEGTTFRNDDWYGQVLGAVRFVDCVFIDVDLSESMTVGTTFEGCTFHGTRFNGSTHRTTAFVGCEFRRANFFTATLDGCKLTGSGFAECTMRPLTVIGGAWQAVSLRRHHLGGLDLTGVDLRDADLSMSDLTETVLAGARLEGAIVRETDFTDADLRRAKLSGVDLSTATLKNTRIDLETAVLLAELAGAVVDLAD from the coding sequence GTGAGCAGCGTGCTGGAGACCGGGGCCGAGGGTACGACGTTCCGCAACGACGACTGGTACGGCCAGGTCCTCGGGGCCGTGCGGTTCGTCGACTGCGTGTTCATCGACGTGGATCTCAGCGAGTCGATGACCGTCGGGACGACGTTCGAGGGCTGCACCTTCCACGGCACGCGGTTCAACGGCTCCACGCACCGGACGACGGCCTTCGTGGGCTGCGAGTTCCGCCGCGCGAACTTCTTCACCGCGACGCTGGACGGCTGCAAGCTGACAGGCTCCGGCTTCGCCGAGTGCACGATGCGGCCGCTGACCGTGATCGGCGGTGCGTGGCAGGCGGTCAGCCTGCGCCGCCACCACCTCGGCGGCCTTGACCTGACCGGGGTCGACCTGCGCGACGCCGACCTGTCGATGAGCGACCTGACCGAGACGGTGCTGGCCGGGGCCCGGCTCGAGGGCGCGATCGTGCGGGAGACCGACTTCACCGACGCCGACCTGCGCCGGGCCAAGCTCAGCGGTGTCGACCTCTCGACGGCCACGTTGAAGAACACCCGGATCGACCTGGAGACCGCCGTGCTGCTCGCCGAGCTCGCGGGAGCCGTGGTCGACCTCGCGGACTGA
- a CDS encoding amidase: MSELHDLTAVEQGAAVRRGEVSPRELAAHHLARSDDVGAFVTRTPELALARAEALLPLPDGSGPLYGVPTAIKDLNLTAGVRTTFGSAAFADYVPEVSDAVTLAIEAAGMVSLGKTNTPEFGSPCYTEPDVAPPAVTPWDRHRMAGGSSGGAAAAVAAGLVPVAQGSDGGGSIRIPASCCGLVGLKPTRGRVSGFPMYGEVTGLATAGTLARTVRDAAAMLGVLAGRGVGDPAWAPPPAEPFLASCERPPERLRIARFLEPVIADVEVDPECVAAYEAASSLLVALGHDVEDIAVPMPREAVPTFETCWAVLTALSVVPPSRSRCCVR, translated from the coding sequence GTGAGCGAGCTGCACGACCTGACCGCTGTCGAGCAGGGCGCCGCCGTACGACGTGGGGAGGTGTCGCCTCGCGAGCTCGCTGCCCACCACCTGGCCCGGTCCGACGACGTCGGCGCGTTCGTGACCCGGACTCCCGAGCTCGCCCTGGCCCGGGCCGAGGCCCTGCTGCCGCTGCCCGACGGGTCCGGCCCGTTGTACGGCGTACCCACCGCGATCAAGGACCTCAACCTGACCGCCGGCGTCCGCACGACCTTCGGCTCTGCGGCCTTCGCCGACTACGTGCCCGAGGTCTCGGACGCCGTGACGCTGGCGATCGAGGCGGCCGGGATGGTGAGCCTCGGCAAGACCAACACCCCGGAGTTCGGCTCGCCCTGCTACACCGAGCCCGACGTCGCGCCGCCGGCGGTGACGCCGTGGGACCGCCACCGGATGGCCGGCGGCTCGTCGGGCGGCGCGGCCGCCGCGGTCGCGGCCGGGCTGGTGCCGGTGGCGCAGGGCTCGGACGGCGGCGGCTCGATCCGGATCCCCGCCTCGTGCTGCGGGCTGGTCGGCCTCAAGCCGACGCGTGGGCGGGTCAGCGGCTTCCCGATGTACGGCGAGGTGACCGGGCTGGCGACCGCCGGCACGTTGGCCCGGACGGTGCGCGACGCGGCCGCGATGCTCGGCGTGCTGGCCGGGCGGGGGGTCGGCGACCCGGCCTGGGCACCGCCGCCGGCCGAGCCGTTCCTGGCCTCCTGCGAGCGCCCGCCCGAGCGGCTCCGGATCGCGCGCTTCCTCGAGCCGGTGATCGCCGATGTCGAGGTGGACCCCGAGTGCGTCGCGGCCTACGAGGCCGCGTCCTCACTGCTGGTCGCGCTCGGCCACGACGTGGAGGACATCGCGGTGCCGATGCCGCGCGAGGCGGTACCGACCTTCGAGACCTGCTGGGCGGTGCTGACCGCCCTGTCGGTGGTGCCCCCGAGCAGGAGCCGCTGCTGCGTCCGCTGA
- a CDS encoding biotin transporter BioY: protein MSSTALVPSLVRPNSRAVALVADAVLVAVGVTLIALSAQVSIPLPNTPVPVTGQTFGVLLVGASYGAIRAFATMTAYLVVGGLGYGVFAAHASGWDVLRFSSATGGYLVGMLVAAALVGALADRGLSRRVPWVLVTMVLGNVVIYAFGFFWLQHALGLTASQTWHAGVRPFLPGDAIKIALAAGLLPAAWKLVGLVRR, encoded by the coding sequence GTGTCCTCCACCGCGCTCGTCCCGTCCCTCGTCCGACCGAACAGCCGCGCCGTCGCCCTCGTGGCCGACGCCGTCCTCGTGGCCGTCGGGGTGACGCTGATCGCGTTGTCCGCGCAGGTCTCGATCCCGCTCCCGAACACCCCGGTGCCGGTGACCGGCCAGACCTTCGGGGTGCTGCTCGTGGGTGCGTCGTACGGCGCGATCCGGGCCTTCGCCACGATGACGGCCTACCTCGTGGTCGGTGGCCTCGGTTACGGCGTCTTCGCCGCGCACGCGTCCGGCTGGGACGTGCTGAGGTTCAGCTCGGCCACCGGTGGCTACCTCGTCGGCATGCTCGTGGCCGCGGCCCTGGTGGGTGCCCTGGCCGATCGCGGTCTGAGCCGCAGGGTCCCGTGGGTGCTGGTGACCATGGTGCTCGGCAACGTCGTGATCTACGCCTTCGGCTTCTTCTGGCTCCAGCACGCGCTCGGCCTCACCGCCTCGCAGACCTGGCACGCCGGTGTTCGGCCGTTCCTCCCCGGTGACGCGATCAAGATCGCCCTGGCCGCCGGTCTGCTGCCCGCCGCGTGGAAGCTGGTCGGTCTCGTTCGTCGTTGA
- a CDS encoding methylated-DNA--[protein]-cysteine S-methyltransferase — translation MWTLMESPIGDLRIVERDGAITAIEFSPFRDHDGRPRGDRDDTCPVLAETVRQLRAYFARDLKEFDLPLAPVGTDFQKAVWARLLEISYGDTASYGQIAHRLGKTNAASRAVGVANGSNPIPIVIPCHRVIGADGTLTGYAGGIERKQTLLELEQDALF, via the coding sequence ATGTGGACCCTGATGGAGTCGCCGATCGGCGACCTGCGGATCGTCGAGCGCGACGGCGCGATCACCGCGATCGAGTTCTCGCCGTTCCGCGACCACGACGGCCGGCCGCGCGGAGACCGCGACGACACCTGCCCGGTGCTCGCCGAGACGGTGCGCCAGCTGCGCGCCTACTTCGCACGCGACCTCAAGGAGTTCGACCTGCCGCTGGCGCCGGTCGGCACCGACTTCCAGAAGGCGGTGTGGGCCCGGCTGCTCGAGATCTCCTACGGCGACACCGCGTCGTACGGCCAGATCGCCCACCGGCTCGGCAAGACCAACGCCGCCTCACGCGCGGTGGGGGTGGCCAACGGCAGCAACCCGATCCCGATCGTGATTCCCTGCCACCGGGTGATCGGGGCCGACGGCACCCTCACCGGCTACGCCGGCGGGATCGAGCGCAAGCAGACGCTGCTCGAGCTCGAGCAGGACGCGCTCTTCTGA
- a CDS encoding fumarylacetoacetate hydrolase family protein, whose amino-acid sequence MRIARFTTGEDPLFGVVSGELDEFGQPADDAVLVELSGDPLYVGIKPTQTEHRLADVRLLAPVIPRSKIVAIGKNYAGHAAEMGGEAPSEPLMFLEPNTAVVGPGDPIYYPTQSEFVSYEGELAVVIGRICRDVPPEQATDVIWGYTIANDVTARDLQKKDGQWSRAKGFDSFCPLGPWIETDLDPQHFADGVAIQTHLNGDLVQDGSTKDLIFDIPTLIAHITAAMTLLPGDVILTGTPEGVGPMQVGDEVEVSIAGLGSLTNPVAAR is encoded by the coding sequence GTGCGTATCGCGAGGTTCACCACCGGTGAGGACCCCCTGTTCGGCGTCGTGTCCGGAGAGCTGGACGAGTTCGGCCAGCCCGCTGACGACGCGGTCCTGGTCGAGCTGAGCGGCGACCCGCTGTACGTCGGCATCAAGCCGACCCAGACCGAGCACCGCTTGGCCGACGTCCGCCTGCTGGCGCCGGTGATCCCTCGCAGCAAGATCGTCGCGATCGGCAAGAACTACGCCGGTCATGCGGCCGAGATGGGCGGCGAGGCACCGTCGGAGCCGTTGATGTTCCTCGAGCCCAACACGGCGGTCGTGGGTCCGGGGGACCCGATCTACTACCCGACGCAGTCGGAGTTCGTCAGCTACGAAGGTGAGCTCGCGGTGGTCATCGGCCGGATCTGCCGCGACGTCCCGCCCGAGCAGGCCACGGACGTGATCTGGGGCTACACGATCGCCAACGACGTGACCGCACGTGACCTGCAGAAGAAGGACGGGCAGTGGTCCCGGGCCAAGGGCTTCGACTCCTTCTGCCCGCTGGGACCCTGGATCGAGACCGACCTCGACCCGCAGCACTTCGCCGACGGGGTCGCCATCCAGACCCATCTGAACGGCGACCTGGTGCAGGACGGCTCGACGAAGGACCTGATCTTCGACATCCCGACCCTGATCGCCCACATCACCGCCGCGATGACGCTGCTGCCGGGCGACGTGATCCTGACCGGGACCCCCGAAGGCGTCGGACCGATGCAGGTCGGCGACGAGGTCGAGGTCTCGATCGCGGGCCTCGGCTCGCTGACCAACCCGGTGGCCGCGCGATGA
- a CDS encoding 3-methyladenine DNA glycosylase: MSATAHRARLAPYVEPHLARRSAGVEHPVHDFLFTYYRFPPTRLLDWQPGWPDSGTPELLERRRDLVTSTLDLLRATASRPATFGCFGLHEWAMVHRVDRTRHPVPLRLGADGTDAVVESHRIACSHFDAFRFFTPSARPLNRLQPGPDDRAAHEQPGCLHATMDLYRHAFRLWPLVGSDLVADCFLLAWDVRTVDMRAAPYDLTAWGLEPIRIETPEGKQEYAAAQRGFAERSAPLRDQLIAACEQLVAALRPGAAPQWVERSAMGAVGGTSGQRAEGPS; encoded by the coding sequence GTGAGCGCGACCGCCCACCGCGCCCGGCTGGCGCCGTACGTCGAGCCGCACCTGGCCCGGCGCAGCGCGGGCGTCGAGCATCCCGTGCACGACTTCCTCTTCACCTACTACCGCTTCCCGCCGACCCGGCTGCTCGACTGGCAGCCCGGCTGGCCGGACTCGGGGACGCCCGAGCTCCTCGAGCGGCGGCGCGACCTGGTCACCTCGACCCTCGACCTGCTGCGGGCCACCGCGTCCCGGCCGGCGACGTTCGGCTGCTTCGGCCTGCACGAGTGGGCGATGGTGCACCGCGTCGACCGAACGCGACACCCGGTGCCGCTTCGGCTCGGGGCCGACGGCACCGACGCCGTCGTCGAGTCCCACCGGATCGCCTGCTCGCACTTCGACGCGTTCCGCTTCTTCACCCCGTCCGCGCGCCCCCTCAACCGGCTCCAGCCCGGCCCCGACGACCGGGCGGCCCACGAGCAGCCGGGCTGCCTGCACGCCACCATGGACCTCTACCGGCACGCGTTCCGGCTGTGGCCGCTGGTCGGCTCCGACCTCGTCGCCGACTGCTTCCTGCTCGCCTGGGACGTCCGCACGGTCGACATGCGCGCCGCGCCGTACGACCTCACCGCCTGGGGCCTGGAACCGATCCGGATCGAGACGCCCGAGGGCAAGCAGGAGTACGCCGCGGCGCAGCGCGGGTTCGCCGAGCGGTCCGCGCCCTTGCGCGATCAGCTGATCGCGGCCTGCGAGCAGCTGGTCGCAGCCCTCCGACCGGGAGCTGCGCCCCAGTGGGTCGAACGTTCGGCCATGGGTGCGGTTGGAGGAACGTCCGGCCAACGCGCGGAGGGCCCGTCCTAG